Proteins co-encoded in one Zygotorulaspora mrakii chromosome 5, complete sequence genomic window:
- the SWI4 gene encoding SBF complex DNA-binding subunit SWI4 (similar to Saccharomyces cerevisiae SWI4 (YER111C); ancestral locus Anc_7.409): protein MAYGTVIMDTGGNRAALASSTGAAVGGSDDVDGSGIRAGAIAGNGETGLQMEEIIPVPIIEMATYAETDVFECYVRGFESRIVMRRKHDDWINITQVFKIAKFSKTQRTKVLEKESSDMENEKVQGGYGRFQGTWIPLDKAKYMVNKYNIRDPVVNKILEFELDPNNPPVKRSKNSVLKRSSPNGRISSPSSYNKTPKKKNQANSSSLSRKTKKNSIHLQPNPSPLHNVVFQTPQQVHTISANNATTISAMSNNNESSNEKELNMSQINSNETPLTMNYSATQKPLQFYPVPTNLTHPQKLSRDKPHLINFIPDGPNQGVFASQQLQAQRKSALLDNDSMRHVGKKRKKGIDNTSLGLLENGINENHNEHLDISSKNKKKNNHNYNALMKGNSMEKSHYKMKKQQQTPWQNFRGGANNNPPINSSSYQNYVHRNNHSNTSSLEMFSTHEDPTPMSSRSASPNDYNGIPTAPATAIDNGEGIQNGDLNGDMTQEDNNVLTLEEYKELILQVLSSEDGSSKDYALPPQMYHPPPNLDINFEIDDQGHTPLHWATAMANVPLIKLLIALNANALQCNSRGFNCITKSTFYNNCFKAASFGEVSSVLRICLITPDSNGRLPLHYLVELSVNKSKDPVVINSYMDTVIQNLGQEDYTLLRMCLNFQDNAGNTALHLAALNMNLELCNKLCYLGSSMDVTNYDNDTPASILAKFNLVPPTSVNSFSTPQFVKNHKSSTSTFLEAPVATTPGISLPRSRENLRSDKTNKVSRNADDDNGKNENRDVDKENRGNFVGGNNEFIQKDHGILRSTPYISSKKTASRNFLSGGDTTTFTTLMDDLSNIDSFVTSSVLKDIKSTPSKPLEDSPILFRKRDATATESNTNNDATLSTVLKKPVDISGSLDSPLAAIVATPLGTTQNSKAITGVLSSANRLREISNSLVISINSEISKLKTETSDVEVGLDGVKQNLEITQNSEKELLSQFEEGIGFESVQELQGKTEQLRQLVDNGKNIFMSCVEKSQALNLATFVQEEESKVNSDTSNSPSPISPRKDQIMKSLRLATELGLLQFKRRLKLNKISDARCNVNLSSKVTKYRRLIGMTVENIDSKLDEIEMDLRAPA, encoded by the coding sequence ATGGCGTATGGAACGGTGATAATGGACACCGGTGGCAATAGAGCGGCTTTGGCGAGTAGCACTGGGGCCGCCGTCGGCGGCTCGGATGACGTTGATGGTTCTGGGATTCGCGCAGGTGCCATTGCCGGCAATGGCGAGACGGGACTGCAAATGGAAGAAATCATACCGGTTCCGATCATTGAAATGGCTACGTACGCTGAAACGGATGTGTTTGAGTGCTATGTAAGAGGATTTGAGTCGAGAATCGTGATGCGAAGAAAACATGATGACTGGATCAACATAACGCAAGTATTCAAGATTGCCAAATTCTCCAAGACTCAGAGGACAAAGGTTCTGGAGAAGGAATCCAGTGATATGGAGAACGAAAAAGTTCAAGGAGGCTATGGCAGATTTCAGGGGACATGGATTCCGCTTGATAAAGCGAAGTATATGGTAAATAAATATAACATTAGGGATCCCGTGGTCAATAAAATTCTAGAGTTTGAACTTGATCCCAATAACCCACCGGTGAAGAGAAGTAAAAATAGCGTTTTGAAAAGGTCTTCTCCAAATGGTAGAATAAGCTCACCTTCAAGCTATAATAAAACtccaaagaaaaaaaatcaagctAACTCGTCCTCTTTATCaaggaaaacaaagaaaaattcaatacaTTTACAGCCCAATCCGAGCCCCTTACATAACGTTGTTTTTCAAACCCCACAACAGGTGCATACAATTTCCGCCAATAATGCTACCACTATCTCGGCAATgagtaataataatgaatCAAGTAATGagaaagaattgaatatgtcacaaataaattcaaatgagACACCATTAACAATGAATTATTCGGCTACGCAAAAGCCATTACAATTTTATCCAGTGCCAACGAATCTAACACATCCCcaaaaattatcaagaGATAAACCGCATTTAATTAATTTCATACCAGACGGTCCAAATCAGGGCGTTTTTGCTTCTCAGCAATTACAAGCACAACGTAAAAGTGCTCTTTTGGATAACGATTCGATGAGACATGTagggaaaaaaagaaagaaaggaaTTGATAATACTTCACTAGGCTTGCTGGAGAATGGTATCAACGAAAATCATAATGAACATTTGGATATTAGCTCcaaaaataagaaaaaaaataatcaCAATTATAACGCTCTAATGAAAGGAAATTCGATGGAGAAAAGTCACTAtaagatgaaaaaacaacaacagaCACCATGGCAAAATTTTCGTGGTGGTGCCAATAATAATCCGCCTATAAACTCCTCATCGTATCAAAACTATGTACATCGAAACAATCATTCCAATACTTCATCATTAGAAATGTTTTCAACCCATGAAGATCCAACGCCAATGTCGTCCAGGTCCGCCTCACCAAACGATTACAACGGAATTCCAACAGCACCGGCTACTGCAATTGATAATGGCGAGGGTATTCAGAATGGTGACCTTAATGGTGATATGACACAAGAAGATAATAATGTACTTACCTTGGAAGAGTATAAGGAGCTAATCTTACAGGTCTTATCATCCGAGGATGGATCGAGTAAAGATTATGCTCTACCACCACAAATGTATCATCCGCCTCCGAATCTGGATATTAATTTTGAGATAGATGATCAAGGTCACACCCCATTACATTGGGCTACCGCTATGGCTAATGTTCCGttgataaaattgttaATTGCCTTAAATGCAAATGCGCTACAGTGTAATTCAAGAGGTTTCAATTGTATCACTAAATCAACCTTTTACAACAACTGCTTTAAGGCCGCTTCATTCGGAGAAGTATCTTCGGTTTTAAGGATATGTTTGATTACACCTGATTCTAATGGCAGACTCCCATTACACTATTTGGTGGAATTAAGTGTTAATAAATCTAAAGATCCAGTTGTGATAAATTCTTACATGGATACAGTCATTCAAAACTTAGGTCAAGAGGATTACACCTTGTTGCGCATGTGTTTGAATTTTCAGGATAATGCAGGTAACACTGCATTGCATTTAGCTGCATTAAATATGAATTTGGAACTCTGCAATAAATTATGCTACTTGGGATCATCAATGGATGTAACAAATTATGATAACGATACACCAGCATCTATTCTTGCGAAATTCAATCTAGTACCGCCTACTTCGGTTAATTCGTTTTCTACCCCAcaatttgtcaaaaatcACAAATCAAGCACTTCAACTTTCCTGGAAGCTCCAGTGGCTACAACTCCTGGTATATCGCTACCGCGTTCTCGAGAAAACTTGCGTTCTGATAAAACTAATAAAGTTTCTCGCAATGCAGATGACGACAATGGCAAAAATGAGAACAGAGATGTAGATAAGGAAAATCGAGGCAACTTTGTTGGAGGAAATAATGaatttattcaaaaggaTCATGGCATTCTGAGATCAACACCatatatttcttcaaaaaagactGCCTCAAGAAATTTCTTATCGGGAGGAGACACAACCACATTTACTACTTTGATGGATGATTTGTCAAATATAGATTCGTTTGTCACATCAtctgttttgaaagatatcaaatcAACACCTTCGAAACCGCTGGAAGATTCGCCAATATTATTTAGGAAGAGAGATGCTACAGCTACTGAGAGCAACACTAATAACGATGCTACTTTAAGTACTGTCTTAAAGAAACCAGTAGATATATCTGGATCTTTAGATTCACCTCTTGCTGCTATTGTTGCCACACCACTAGGAACAACTCAAAATAGCAAGGCAATAACAGGTGTTCTTTCGTCCGCCAATAGATTAAGGGAAATCTCCAATTCATTAGTCATTTCGATAAATTCAGAAATTTCTAAACTGAAAACTGAAACCAGTGATGTTGAAGTGGGTCTTGATGGAGTGAAACAAAACCTAGAAATAACACAAAACAGTGAAAAAGAACTGCTAAGTCAGTTCGAAGAAGGTATTGGATTTGAATCTGTACAAGAATTGCAAGGCAAAACTGAGCAATTGCGACAACTGGTTGATAATGgtaaaaatattttcatgtCTTGCGTTGAAAAATCCCAAGCATTGAATCTGGCAACATTCgttcaagaagaagaatcaaagGTGAATTCAGACACGTCAAATTCCCCATCGCcaatttctccaagaaaagatcaaatcaTGAAGTCACTGAGACTCGCCACAGAGTTAGGTCTTTTACAGTTCAAGAGACGTTTAAAACTAAACAAAATTAGCGATGCCAGATGCAACGTCAACTTGTCATCCAAGGTTACCAAATATAGACGTCTAATAGGTATGACAGTGGAAAATATAGATTCTAAATTGGATGAAATAGAAATGGATTTGAGGGCACCCGCATAG
- the KAP123 gene encoding karyopherin KAP123 (similar to Saccharomyces cerevisiae KAP123 (YER110C); ancestral locus Anc_7.408), with protein sequence MDQQFLNQLEQTLGLIVQPNSSGLKEATKALQTQFYTQPSSIPALIHILQNGSDDGLKQLAGVEVRKLIGKHWKNLDENSKTQIKSSLLQSAFSENKEIIRHSNARVIASIGTEELEENKWPDLVPNLIHAASGEDSATRQTSSFVLLCLLEDFTPSLASYVDDFLNLFGQTINDTTSLETRSLAAQALNHVSALIEEEDVINPQHAAKFSSLIPSVVNVLDAVIKADDSVNAKLIFNCLNDFLLLDSQLTANSILELVKLALQISVNTEIDEDVRVFAVQFIISALTYRKSKIIQARLGPEITVAALKVASEEIDVDDELNNEEEAAENEENTPSSIAIRLLAFASADLPPSQVASVIVEHLPAMLQSSNAFQRRSILLAISVAVGGSPDYILSQFDKIIPATISGLNDNEPIVKLAALKCIHQLTTDLQDEVAKFHNEYLPLIIDIIDTAKFVVIYNYATVALDGLLEFIAYDAISKYLEPLMNKLFYMLESNKSSKLRCAVVSAIGSAAFAAGIAFVPFFKTSVQYLGQFIENCSQIEGMNDDDIELRALTFENISTMARAVRSENFAEYAEPLVNSAYEAIQTESARLRESGYAFIANLAKVYGENFAPFLKTILPEIFKTLELDEYQFNFDGDAEDLAAFADGATEDDLQNKFTVNTGIAYEKEVAAAALSELALGTKEHFLPYVEQSLKVLTEQVEESYGLKETAMDTIWNIVKSVLLAAKIEPGSYPRGTQSYVDANVLAVIQKARTTTLSDLADEFENSMVITVFENIAKMIKQFGSVIIMDSSDSKTLESLCVQVVSVLKGEHTCQTIHLEEDVPKDEELDASETDATLQDVALEVLVSLSYSMQGDFTGIFQDIKSVLFGLFESKSKNKRSNAVGATSEIAAGMKDQNPFVQEMLEHLITILTSDKSLEVRGNAAYGVGLLCEYAPFDVSAIYGPVLKAMYELLTTADQKALTAEDDEATREIIDRAFANASGCVARMALKHEGSVPLEQTLPALLAHLPLKTGFEEYAPIFELIMKMYQNNNPVISEATPKVIEIFTSVFTNENERVKLEQESTLGREENMEKLKQFQDEETRQKVIELLKYLNGRYDGIVAQNPILAAVIA encoded by the coding sequence ATGgatcaacaatttttgaaccaaCTGGAGCAAACTTTGGGTTTGATTGTCCAACCAAACTCTTCTGGATTGAAAGAAGCTACCAAGGCCTTACAAACTCAATTCTATACACAGCCATCAAGTATTCCAGCTTTGATTCATATCTTGCAAAATGGTTCCGATGACGGTTTGAAACAACTTGCTGGTGTTGAAGTCAGAAAATTGATTGGTAAACATTGGAAAAACTTGGATGAGAATTCAAAGACCCAAATCAAGTCCTCGTTATTACAAAGTGCTTTCAGCgaaaacaaagaaattaTCCGCCATTCGAATGCTCGTGTGATTGCCTCCATTGGTACTGAGGAACTTGAGGAGAACAAATGGCCAGATTTAGTTCCAAATTTGATACACGCGGCTTCTGGTGAAGATAGTGCAACAAGACAAACGTCATCCTTTGTTCTGTTATGTTTGTTAGAAGATTTCACACCATCTTTAGCGTCATACGTCGAcgattttttgaacttaTTCGGACAAACTATAAATGACACTACTTCTTTAGAGACCAGATCACTAGCTGCTCAAGCCTTGAACCACGTGTCTGCTTTGattgaggaagaagacGTTATCAATCCACAACATGCTGCAAAGTTTTCCAGTTTGATTCCATCAGTTGTCAATGTCTTGGACGCAGTTATTAAAGCCGATGACAGCGTTAACGCCAAGCTGATATTCAACTGTTTAAATGACTTTTTATTGCTAGACTCTCAATTAACAGCAAATTCTATCCTTGAATTAGTCAAACTTgctcttcaaatatctGTCAACACTGAAATCGATGAAGATGTTAGAGTTTTTGCTGTTCAGTTCATTATTTCTGCTTTAACCTATAGAAAATCGAAAATTATCCAGGCTAGGTTGGGTCCAGAGATTACAGTAGCAGCTCTGAAGGTCGcttctgaagaaattgatgtAGATGATGAGTTGaataatgaagaagaagccGCTGAAAACGAAGAAAACACACCTTCTTCCATTGCTATTAGATTGTTGGCCTTTGCCTCTGCAGATTTACCACCATCTCAAGTTGCTTCTGTGATCGTTGAACACTTGCCAGCTATGTTACAGTCTTCTAATgcatttcaaagaagaagtaTTCTTTTAGCAATTTCCGTTGCGGTTGGTGGTTCTCCAGATTATATTTTATctcaatttgataaaatcaTTCCAGCAACAATTTCTGGATTGAACGATAACGAGCCAATTGTTAAGTTAGCTGCCTTGAAATGTATTCATCAGCTCACAACCGACTTACAAGACGAAGTTGCGAAGTTTCACAACGAATATTTACCTTTAATCATTGATATTATTGACACAGCAAAATTCGTTGTTATTTACAATTACGCCACAGTTGCATTAGATGGTCTATTAGAATTCATTGCTTATGATGCAATCTCTAAGTATTTAGAGCCATTGATGAACAAGTTGTTTTATATGTTGGAAAGCAACAAGTCATCTAAATTGAGATGTGCCGTCGTTTCTGCAATCGGTTCAGCCGCCTTCGCTGCTGGTATTGCGTTCGTgccttttttcaaaacaagcGTTCAGTACTTAGGTCAATTTATCGAGAATTGCTCTCAAATTGAGGGTATGaacgatgatgatatcGAGTTAAGAGCCTTGacctttgaaaatatatcaaCAATGGCCAGAGCGGTTAGATCAGAAAACTTCGCTGAATATGCAGAACCATTGGTTAATTCTGCTTATGAGGCAATTCAGACTGAATCTGCAAGATTGAGAGAATCTGGTTATGCTTTTATTGCTAATTTGGCTAAAGTATACGGTGAGAATTTTGCACCATTCTTGAAAACGATATTAccagaaatttttaaaacGTTAGAATTGGATGAATATCAATTTAATTTCGATGGCGATGCTGAAGATTTAGCTGCATTTGCCGATGGAGCTACAGAAGATGATTTGCAAAACAAGTTTACGGTTAATACAGGTATTGCTTACGAGAAAGAAGTTGCAGCCGCAGCACTATCGGAACTAGCGCTCGGTACTAAAGAACATTTCTTGCCATATGTTGAGCAATCGTTGAAAGTTCTGACCGAACAAGTTGAAGAATCATATGGGTTGAAAGAAACTGCTATGGACACAATTTGGAATATTGTTAAATCTGTTTTATTAGCAGCTAAAATCGAACCTGGTTCTTACCCAAGAGGTACGCAATCATACGTCGATGCGAACGTCTTAGCAGTCATTCAAAAGGCAAGAACAACCACTTTGTCTGATCTTGCTGacgaatttgaaaactcaATGGTCATCACTGTTTTTGAGAATATTGCCAAAATGATTAAACAATTTGGTAGTGTCATTATCATGGACAGTAGTGATTCCAAAACTCTTGAATCATTATGTGTTCAAGTAGTCAGTGTTTTGAAGGGAGAACATACTTGTCAAACGATCcatttggaagaagatgttCCAAAGGACGAAGAATTAGATGCATCAGAGACTGATGCTACACTACAAGATGTCGCCCTAGAGGTCCTTGTTAGCTTGTCGTATTCTATGCAAGGTGATTTCACTGGAATTTTCCAAGATATCAAGTCTGTACTATTCGGCTTATTTGAATCCaaatcaaagaacaaaagaTCCAATGCCGTTGGTGCTACTTCGGAGATTGCTGCAGGTatgaaagatcaaaatcCATTTGTTCAAGAGATGCTTGAACACTTGATAACTATCTTAACCAGTGACAAATCTTTAGAAGTGAGAGGTAATGCTGCATACGGTGTTGGTTTGCTATGTGAATATGCTCCATTTGACGTTTCTGCTATCTATGGTCCTGTTTTAAAAGCCATGTACGAACTATTAACTACAGCAGACCAAAAGGCTCTAACcgcagaagatgatgaagccACGAGAGAAATTATCGACAGAGCTTTTGCTAACGCAAGTGGTTGTGTCGCAAGAATGGCATTGAAGCATGAAGGTTCTGTTCCATTGGAGCAAACTTTGCCAGCGTTATTGGCACATTTGCCATTGAAGACGGGCTTCGAAGAGTATGCaccaatttttgaattgataatgaaaatgtaCCAAAACAATAATCCAGTCATCTCTGAAGCTACACCAAAGGTTATCGAAATCTTTACTTCAGTTTtcacaaatgaaaatgaaagagtgAAATTGGAACAAGAATCGACTCTAGGtagagaagaaaacatgGAGAAACTgaaacaatttcaagatgAGGAAACGAGGCAAAAAGTCATTGAGCTACTAAAATACCTAAATGGCCGTTACGATGGTATAGTAGCACAAAATCCAATTCTAGCAGCAGTAATTGCTTAA
- the ALG3 gene encoding dolichyl-P-Man:Man(5)GlcNAc(2)-PP-dolichol alpha-1,3-mannosyltransferase (similar to Saccharomyces cerevisiae ALG3 (YBL082C); ancestral locus Anc_7.407) — MAENAGNQGEPEPQVKTQTEFVRPPIDLWRDIKNAFNFLLFDPRCYALLIPMIPLCESVMLKAIIRFVPYTEIDYQAYMEQIEMITVRDQLDYSKIKGSTGPLVYPAGHVWLYRLMYWLTDGMNNVKEGQAFFSFLYLLTMVSQVVLYQQLSLPPWCAILACFSKRLHSIYVLRLFNDCFTTLYIIWTVLLLVIAAKQTVSKRAKKLLAFAAAITYSIAVSIKMNALLYLPAVTVSLYLVNGANLALTAINVLTILAWQILVALPFLRSHPYDYLQCAFNFRREFMYKWSVNWQFLDEDGFQNPWFHRMLLLSQFVSILTIILITFPALPAMLLRSLRRPATTFPTLLSESPIAFVLVATNFAGVLFSRSLHYQFLSWYHWTIPCLFHYARIPWLLAPAWYFAHEWCWNSFPPNSAASALLFTLNASLLLSLVCHINSTTPPPHSANKKLQ; from the coding sequence ATGGCTGAGAACGCTGGAAACCAAGGAGAACCAGAGCCCCAAGTCAAAACTCAAACTGAATTTGTCAGGCCTCCCATTGACCTTTGGCGagatataaaaaatgccttcaattttctcttATTTGATCCTCGATGCTATGCGCTCCTGATACCAATGATTCCTTTATGTGAATCAGTTATGTTAAAGGCCATCATCCGCTTTGTTCCCTATACAGAAATAGATTATCAGGCGTATATGGAGCAGATTGAGATGATTACCGTTCGCGATCAACTGGACTATTCCAAAATTAAGGGGTCGACAGGTCCGTTGGTCTACCCAGCAGGTCACGTATGGCTATACCGATTGATGTATTGGCTGACCGACGGCATGAATAACGTAAAAGAGGGACAAGCtttcttcagttttttgTATCTATTGACGATGGTATCACAAGTGGTACTATATCAACAGCTGAGTTTACCACCCTGGTGCGCCATACTTGCGTGTTTCTCCAAGAGGCTTCATTCGATTTATGTGTTGAGACTGTTCAATGACTGTTTTACGACACTCTACATCATCTGGACAGTACTACTGCTGGTTATTGCCGCCAAGCAAACGGTGTCAAAAAGAGCGAAGAAACTACTGGCGTTTGCCGCAGCTATCACCTACAGTATCGCAGTAAGCATAAAGATGAATGCACTGCTGTACCTGCCGGCAGTCACGGTCTCGCTGTATCTCGTCAACGGTGCAAATCTCGCACTCACCGCGATCAACGTGCTTACGATTCTTGCCTGGCAGATCCTCGTCGCCCTCCCGTTCCTCAGATCGCATCCCTACGACTACCTCCAGTGCGCATTCAATTTCAGGCGAGAGTTCATGTACAAATGGAGCGTCAACTGGCAGTTCCTGGACGAGGACGGCTTCCAAAACCCGTGGTTCCACCGCATGCTGCTTCTCAGCCAATTCGTCAGCATCCTCACCATCATCCTGATCACCTTCCCCGCCCTCCCAGCCATGCTGCTGCGCTCGCTGAGACGCCCGGCCACCACTTTCCCAACCCTCCTCTCAGAATCGCCCATCGCATTCGTCCTCGTCGCCACAAACTTCGCAGGTGTCCTCTTCTCCCGCTCCCTGCACTACCAATTTCTCTCCTGGTACCACTGGACCATCCCCTGTCTCTTCCACTACGCCCGTATCCCGTGGCTGCTGGCTCCAGCATGGTATTTTGCCCACGAATGGTGCTGGAACTCTTTCCCGCCCAATTCTGCCGCCAGTGCCCTCCTGTTCACCCTGAACGCCTCTCTACTTCTCTCACTGGTCTGCCACATTAATTCCACCACCCCACCGCCACACTCCGCCAACAAGAAGCTCCAATAG
- a CDS encoding LisH domain-containing protein (similar to Saccharomyces cerevisiae FLO8 (YER109C); ancestral locus Anc_7.406), whose amino-acid sequence MSSNVKGGTNQNEIGTTRSLDACIYDFLQKSSLNNTASAFVQETGIDGASGYGFGTDVPQGFLYEWWQIFWDLFNAKAHHEGSMIAKQYYQILAEQQRKEYGYRSAALQAARMQFLAEENGELNGERIDPAAFSMHAGVYPHFPVAPTGSRNESGSNGSYSASASAGGNFSGGIGLGSFPVPAGIPFMPLQGFANISGRPVYANQCFPVVSNDSHTAAVTTPGNVKTSTTTIATPITNSVSNNKQPGLKRRASTNTNNVTSGTNDFKCPKVSNSTHSTPYESQRGLVPMNKSNPDMLHNYQRQFAVLESENIKKSSPSPLSNGFSATTNNTSDQNNEHGNNNSGNNNSGTNNSSSSNSSNSNNGAIDKKNMQPPYASMSPYNVPTLSPNTQNGTNNSNQSKSISSRTKSISNVIIPSNRSTQNTISENSYFQYSPVTPMTVNSSNDIASCNSGKNVHSSLSTVTEVLLTNSPNNSPDITATNKKVRKVRSSKKSKQSPTNNQNGNFKFISSNSVPTPPNESSQKSQYRIFNKNQTKKNTTSTVVTAVNPSAAAALASKSNKLVSKSSTEESPQLIDDNSSTTPTFLNAMWNANGKTQTASQANFSFVGDTISSAGAASSLVNTDNTLGCSSSSAVSNHFSENEADDLLAMKSILAIQDSHDTESKKF is encoded by the coding sequence ATGTCGTCGAACGTAAAGGGGGGAACAAATCAGAATGAGATCGGCACAACACGGTCGCTTGACGCCTGTATCTATGATTTTTTGCAGAAGTCCAGCTTGAATAATACCGCGAGCGCCTTTGTGCAGGAGACAGGTATCGATGGAGCGTCGGGATACGGATTCGGGACCGATGTTCCGCAGGGCTTTCTGTATGAGTGGTGGCAGATATTCTGGGACCTGTTCAATGCGAAGGCGCACCACGAAGGGTCCATGATCGCAAAACAGTATTACCAAATACTGGCGGAGCAGcagagaaaagaatatgGTTACAGATCAGCCGCTCTACAGGCTGCCAGGATGCAGTTTCTGGCGGAGGAGAACGGGGAATTGAACGGTGAGAGGATCGATCCGGCAGCGTTTTCGATGCACGCAGGAGTATACCCTCATTTTCCTGTGGCTCCGACTGGCAGCCGAAATGAGAGCGGCAGCAACGGTAGTTACAGTGCCAGTGCCAGTGCCGGTGGAAACTTCAGCGGTGGGATCGGGTTGGGGTCTTTTCCAGTGCCTGCCGGTATACCCTTTATGCCACTGCAGGGATTTGCAAACATTTCTGGCCGGCCAGTATATGCAAACCAATGCTTCCCCGTTGTGTCAAATGACTCCCATACCGCTGCAGTTACCACACCGGGGAATGtgaaaacatcaacaaCTACTATAGCAACGCCAATCACTAACTCCGTAAGTAATAATAAGCAGCCAGGATTAAAAAGGAGGGCTTCTACAAATACGAATAATGTGACATCTGGTACGAATGATTTCAAATGTCCAAAAGTTTCTAATAGTACACATTCTACACCCTACGAGTCTCAGAGGGGACTTGTACCAATGAATAAGTCAAACCCCGATATGCTACATAATTATCAAAGACAATTCGCCGTGTTGGAATctgaaaatataaaaaagtCAAGTCCATCGCCACTGAGTAACGGTTTCAGTGCGACAACCAATAATACGAGCGATCAGAATAATGAGCAtggcaataataatagtgGCAATAATAACAGTGGCACCAATAACAGTAGTAGTAGTAACAGTAGCAATAGTAATAACGGTGCtattgacaaaaaaaacatgcAGCCTCCGTATGCAAGCATGTCGCCTTACAATGTGCCCACGTTGTCGCCAAATACTCAAAATGGTACCAACAATTCCAATCAATCGAAATCTATATCATCAAGGacaaaatcaatttcaaatgttATCATACCGTCTAATAGATCTACGCAAAATACAATCTCAGAAAATAGTTATTTTCAATACAGTCCAGTAACACCTATGACAGTCAATAGTTCCAATGATATTGCTTCGTGCAATAGCGGTAAAAATGTACACAGTTCGTTATCTACAGTTACTGAGGTACTGTTGACAAATTCACCAAACAATTCTCCTGATATCACAGctacaaataaaaaagttAGAAAAGTACgaagttcaaaaaaatcaaaacaatCTCCGACTAATAATCAAAATGGTAATTTCAAGTTTATCTCATCAAATTCTGTGCCAACACCACCTAATGAGTCTTCTCAGAAATCTCAGTACAGAATTTTTAACAAgaatcaaacaaaaaaaaatactacCTCCACCGTAGTAACTGCCGTGAATCCATCAGCCGCAGCAGCTTTAGCATCAAAATCTAATAAATTAGTTTCCAAATCCTCGACAGAAGAAAGTCCACAGCTGATTGATGATAATTCAAGTACTACTCCTACTTTTTTAAATGCAATGTGGAATGCCAACGGCAAGACTCAAACAGCCTCTCAGGCaaatttttcctttgttgGAGATACTATCAGCTCAGCTGGAGCAGCAAGTTCGTTGGTAAACACTGACAATACATTAGGATGTAGCAGCAGTAGTGCAGTATCGAATCATTTTAGTGAAAACGAAGCTGATGATTTATTAGCTATGAAATCGATTTTAGCTATACAAGATTCACATGATACAGAgagcaaaaaattttaa